One part of the Rutidosis leptorrhynchoides isolate AG116_Rl617_1_P2 chromosome 1, CSIRO_AGI_Rlap_v1, whole genome shotgun sequence genome encodes these proteins:
- the LOC139872595 gene encoding cytochrome P450 78A9-like, with protein MTTHIDILCLFALASKSKYCTSINFLTFFTIFTIIIYLIKCFFKWAHPGGPSWSNHHKSNIPGPRGFPIIGSMHLMTGLAHRKLAAAAHSCRATRLMAFSLGDTRVIVTCKPDIAKDILNNTSFADRPIKESAYYLMFNRAIGFAPYGVYWRTLRRISATHLFCPKQIKVSGGQRMVVADQMVEMFRCSRASSVCVRDVLKRASLSNMMWSVFGRKYRVDSNDIESVELRKLVDEGYELLGVLNWTDHLPCLMDFDPQGVRSRCSKLVPKVNQFVKRIIDDHRAEPDLLNGDFTDVLLSLQGSDKLSEPDMVAVLWEMIFRGTDTVAVLIEWILARLLLHVDVQSTVHDELDRVVGRSRAVTEADVTSLVYLSAVVKEVLRLHPPGPLLSWARLAITDTMIDGHQVPAGTTAMVNMWAISRDPQIWNSPLEFRPERFVNETDGLGDMSIMGSDLRLAPFGSGRRSCPGKSLGLATVSFWVATLLHEFKLERCDRYDVDLSEILKLSCEMANPLHITLQPRRTPKVQNNI; from the exons ATGACAACACACATAGACATACTCTGCCTTTTTGCACTTGCTTCAAAATCTAAATATTGCACTTCAATCAATTTTCTCACTTTCTTCACCATATTCACTATCATCATTTACCTCATTAAATGCTTCTTCAAATGGGCTCACCCGGGCGGCCCATCTTGGTCAAACCATCACAAATCAAACATCCCTGGCCCTAGAGGCTTCCCCATCATCGGTAGCATGCATCTCATGACCGGTCTCGCTCATCGTAAACTCGCAGCTGCCGCACACTCTTGTCGTGCCACTCGACTCATGGCATTTAGTTTAGGCGATACACGTGTGATCGTCACATGCAAACCCGATATTGCAAAAGATATACTGAACAATACTTCTTTTGCTGATCGCCCGATTAAAGAGTCAGCGTATTATCTGATGTTTAATCGGGCGATTGGGTTCGCCCCTTATGGGGTTTATTGGCGAACCTTAAGACGAATATCTGCGACACATCTTTTTTGTCCTAAGCAAATAAAAGTGTCTGGAGGACAAAGAATGGTGGTCGCGGATCAGATGGTGGAAATGTTTCGTTGCTCACGGGCATCATCCGTGTGTGTTCGTGATGTGTTGAAACGGGCTTCTTTAAGTAACATGATGTGGTCCGTTTTTGGAAGGAAGTATCGAGTTGACTCGAATGATATCGAGTCAGTTGAGTTAAGGAAGCTCGTAGATGAAGGGTATGAGCTTTTAGGTGTACTTAACTGGACCGATCACCTTCCGTGTTTAATGGATTTTGACCCGCAAGGTGTTCGGTCTAGATGCTCCAAACTGGTTCCTAAAGTGAACCAGTTTGTGAAACGAATAATCGATGATCACCGAGCTGAACCAGATCTACTTAATGGTGATTTCACCGATGTCCTCTTATCACTTCAAGGTTCTGATAAATTATCGGAACCCGATATGGTCGCAGTTCTCTGG GAAATGATATTCCGAGGAACCGACACTGTGGCAGTATTGATCGAATGGATACTAGCAAGATTGTTGCTTCATGTCGATGTTCAATCAACGGTTCATGATGAGCTTGATAGGGTCGTGGGGAGGTCACGTGCTGTGACGGAAGCTGACGTCACTAGCTTGGTGTATTTATCAGCGGTAGTTAAAGAGGTTTTAAGGTTACACCCACCGGGCCCGCTCCTCTCATGGGCTCGTTTAGCCATCACGGACACGATGATCGATGGTCATCAAGTGCCAGCCGGGACAACCGCAATGGTGAACATGTGGGCTATTTCTAGGGACCCACAAATATGGAACAGTCCGTTAGAGTTTAGGCCCGAAAGATTTGTTAACGAGACGGACGGGTTGGGGGATATGTCGATAATGGGGTCGGATTTAAGGTTGGCTCCATTTGGGTCCGGTCGAAGAAGTTGCCCGGGGAAGAGTCTCGGGCTAGCAACTGTTAGCTTTTGGGTCGCGACTTTATTGCACGAGTTTAAGTTGGAAAGGTGTGATAGGTACGATGTTGACTTATCAGAGATATTAAAGTTATCTTGTGAAATGGCGAACCCACTTCATATTACTTTGCAACCAAGGCGTACACCAAAAGTTCAAAACAATatttga